From one Helicoverpa zea isolate HzStark_Cry1AcR chromosome 10, ilHelZeax1.1, whole genome shotgun sequence genomic stretch:
- the LOC124633838 gene encoding uncharacterized protein LOC124633838: MEAIMSGNATKENIMQPTTLQEAINIIKFLNTTHKQEVLRLKEAYTKQADVIKKLESNRKKELEFLSGELQKYEVNLALRTESVTKQLAQKDLIIQRQAEKIEELSKQLKVNEFNASIPEINIMVDSNSDSGVALENEDCKAEEIKPEPKTTRKCSRRFGDTISFLRRVDFSPIKYKPSNREGAKKKDDKKNKLQVPTPDNRIFNRQNSNDKSPSDDERPITDESIFSDSGVEPVVLRSNKVNDSMNNHFSDDGSEDTSEEIFDRVMTRSSIRRSVKANPKYKKINRSKSKLLEQVKVNIID; this comes from the coding sequence ATGGAAGCAATAATGTCAGGGAACgctacaaaagaaaatataatgcAGCCAACGACACTTCAAGAGgcaataaacattattaaattcCTGAACACGACACATAAACAAGAAGTTCTGAGGCTGAAGGAAGCATATACAAAACAAGCTGATGTTATAAAGAAATTGGAATCGAATAGGAAAAAGGAATTGGAATTCCTATCGGGTGAATTGCAAAAATACGAAGTAAATTTAGCTCTTAGAACAGAATCCGTTACAAAACAACTCGCACAGAAGGATCTTATAATACAGAGACAGGCGGAAAAAATTGAAGAATTAAGTAAACAGTTGAAGGTGAATGAATTCAATGCCAGCATTCCAGAAATTAATATAATGGTCGATTCCAATTCTGACTCAGGTGTTGCGTTAGAGAACGAAGACTGCAAAGCCGAGGAGATTAAACCTGAACCGAAAACGACTAGAAAATGTAGTCGAAGATTTGGAGACACAATAAGTTTTCTCCGAAGGGTCGACTTTTctccaataaaatataaaccatCTAATCGCGAAGGTGCCAAAAAGAAAGATGATAAGAAGAACAAACTGCAGGTGCCGACTCCAGATAATAGGATTTTCAATCGTCAGAATAGTAATGATAAATCTCCTAGTGATGATGAGAGACCAATCACCGATGAATCAATATTCTCAGACAGTGGTGTGGAGCCTGTGGTCTTGCGGTCAAACAAAGTGAACGATAGTATGAATAATCATTTCTCTGATGATGGGAGCGAAGACACCAGTGAAGAAATCTTCGATAGAGTGATGACCAGAAGCAGCATCAGAAGGTCCGTTAAAGCTAATCctaaatacaagaaaataaatagaagtaAATCAAAACTTCTGGAACAAgtcaaagtaaatataattgattga
- the LOC124634162 gene encoding uncharacterized protein LOC124634162, which produces MRGNDLVSTDLSDTESEMSGTNGVATRQTRKRAFLKRGSGGSSDAAEKPAKRAVLEADDRPSRTSASHGVSSVLYAEHSVEEMERMALEDQMEILEVASKSSNLKGTFQKALKCRAANLLGIVKELAQRTSSDETRQLQAKVDRLQKEVTALHARAAEPTTRPEGTDSSNLEDIIRKVVMEERAFTRACFAGIEDRLLPETRLRPPLAADKAPGRMPIAPGPSTAPAQSEPQVLKTTKGKGKGKKTSPAPTTQTVPLEPVREDPLLPSTTPSNQPWIKVVARKRKGKKSAPEPPAAKPAASEDKRRKLAPPPRTEAVVVTLTPEAAQRGETYESVLRRARTNVDPAELGAGRVTCRKTQTGARIFEFSGAQRGTKADLFATKLREAVADTAMVARPVKCVALEVTDLDDSVTQEEVVAAVAAAGGCPVASVKGRAIRPGRRGMGTVRLECPVVAAKAVLAKGRLPVGLSSGGVRVLEDTPMRCFKCLGIGHTRPLCPSNAERGELCFRCGEGGHRLASCEAATTHCAVCAASGRPANHVMAGRECRPPPKKGKPQAPVRPATAAATETPVPVPATEGSAMNTD; this is translated from the coding sequence ATGAGAGGTAATGATCTCGTGTCGACCGACCTGTCCGACACGGAGTCAGAAATGAGTGGAACGAACGGTGTCGCAACCCGCCAGACGAGGAAGAGGGCCTTCCTCAAGCGGGGCTCCGGAGGCTCTTCGGACGCAGCCGAAAAGCCCGCCAAGCGGGCGGTATTAGAAGCCGACGACCGGCCAAGCAGAACCAGCGCCAGCCACGGAGTCTCCAGTGTCCTTTATGCGGAGCACTCCGTGGAGGAAATGGAGCGCATGGCTCTGGAGGATCAGATGGAGATCCTAGAGGTGGCTTCCAAGTCCTCTAATCTGAAGGGGACCTTCCAGAAGGCCCTGAAATGCCGGGCAGCGAACTTGCTCGGCATTGTAAAGGAGTTGGCGCAGCGCACCTCCTCCGATGAGACGCGGCAACTGCAGGCAAAGGTGGATCGCCTGCAGAAAGAGGTGACCGCGCTGCACGCGCGCGCTGCCGAGCCCACGACTCGGCCTGAGGGGACGGACTCCTCTAACCTTGAGGATATCATCCGCAAGGTGGTCATGGAGGAGAGGGCCTTCACCAGGGCCTGTTTTGCCGGCATCGAAGACCGGCTCCTGCCGGAGACGCGGCTACGCCCTCCACTCGCGGCGGATAAGGCGCCCGGACGAATGCCAATTGCACCGGGGCCCTCAACGGCTCCAGCCCAGTCGGAGCCCCAGGTGCTAAAGACCACCAAGGGCAAAGGAAAGGGCAAGAAGACCTCACCAGCCCCGACTACCCAGACGGTCCCTCTCGAACCGGTGAGGGAAGACCCTCTGCTGCCCTCCACCACCCCTTCCAACCAGCCTTGGATTAAGGTGGTAGCGAGGAAGCGGAAGGGGAAAAAGTCGGCTCCTGAGCCCCCTGCAGCCAAGCCTGCAGCCTCAGAGGACAAGAGGAGGAAGCTCGCTCCTCCTCCAAGAACCGAAGCCGTGGTAGTCACGTTGACTCCAGAGGCAGCGCAACGAGGGGAGACGTACGAGTCCGTACTGCGGCGGGCTCGTACAAACGTCGACCCTGCGGAACTTGGAGCTGGCCGAGTCACGTGCCGGAAGACCCAAACGGGGGCTCGTATCTTCGAGTTCTCGGGGGCGCAACGCGGCACCAAGGCGGACCTCTTCGCGACGAAGCTCCGAGAGGCTGTCGCGGACACGGCCATGGTTGCGAGGCCCGTCAAGTGTGTGGCTCTAGAGGTGACCGACCTTGACGACTCGGTCACGCAAGAGGAGGTGGTGGCAGCGGTTGCAGCGGCGGGGGGCTGCCCCGTCGCATCTGTCAAGGGCCGAGCCATTAGACCTGGCCGCAGGGGTATGGGCACTGTGAGACTAGAGTGCCCGGTCGTAGCTGCCAAGGCGGTTTTGGCTAAGGGTCGCCTCCCGGTCGGGCTGAGCTcgggtggggtccgagtgcttgAAGATACGCCGATGCGCTGTTTCAAGTGCCTCGGCATCGGGCACACCCGGCCTCTCTGCCCGTCCAATGCCGAGCGTGGGGAACTATGCTTCCGCTGCGGGGAAGGGGGGCACAGGTTGGCCTCCTGCGAGGCGGCCACCACGCATTGCGCAGTATGCGCTGCCAGTGGTCGTCCAGCCAACCACGTGATGGCGGGCAGGGAATGCCGACCGCCACCAAAGAAGGGCAAACCGCAGGCGCCGGTGCGGCCTGCCACTGCTGCCGCCACTGAAACTCCAGTTCCAGTGCCGGCCACCGAGGGAAGCGCGATGAACACCGACTGA